Sequence from the Rhodanobacteraceae bacterium genome:
GGAGATCGCAGTGACCGCGAGGCCCGCGCCCACCGACAGCACCGAGGCATTCGGCATCATCAGATCGACGCTGGTCTGCATGCCGGCCGGCAGCCGATCTTCCTGTTCCACGAACAGATCGGGCTCGAACACCATCGCCATCGGGATGTCCCGCTCCACCGGCAACACGGTCGGCGTCATCGGCTTGGGCTTTGCGGCAAATGCGGGTGCTGCGCACAGACCGGCGAGCAGCACGAGGCCAAGCAGGCATCGGATCGAATTCATGGATGTTCACGATCTGGCGGGGCCGGGATTCTACCTGTCCACAGCCCTTGCCCGGCAAGCACCCTGCGATCGGCTACGCTGGCCGATCCTCGCGCTGCTGTGGCCCCAGGGCGGGTTCTGCGCGAACATGGGCCATCGCCCACCGGAGACAACCATGCTGCGCCATGCCACCGGAATCTTGCTGCTCTGCGCTTCAGCCTGCCTGTGGGCCGCCCAACCCGGCACCCTGCGCGTGGACTTCGTGCACTCGGGCAATGCGCTGACCGAGATGTACAGCCTCGATCGGGTGCTGCTGGAGCCGCTGCCGTGGCCGGGCAGCCTGGATCAGCGCATCGATACGCTTCGCCGAGGCGCCTATTTCTTCGATGTGGTCGAGCCGGGCACCGGCAAGGTGCTGTATTCGCGTGGCTTCAGCTCGATCTTCGGTGAGTGGCGTACCACCGAGGAGGCGCAGAAGGGCAACCGCGCCTTTGGCGAATCGCTGCGCTTTCCGCTGCCGGAGGCGCCGGTGCGGGTGCGACTGTATGCGCGCGACGATGCCAATGAGTTCTCGATGGTCTGGACGCTGGATGTGGATCCGGCCGCGCCCGGCGTGATCCGCAAGCATCGGCCCATGGCCACCGAAGCGGTGGCCATCCGCCAGAGCGGTCCGCCCGAGCGGAAGGTGGATCTGCTGATGCTCGGCGATGGCTACACCGAGGCCGAGCGGCCGAAGTTTCTGGCCGACGCCAGACGCATGAGTGAGGCACTGTTCAAGGTCTCGCCGTACCGCGAACGCGCCGACGACTTCAATGTCTGGGCGCTGATGGTGGCGGCGCCGGAATCGGGCATCTCACGCCCGTCGACCGAGAGCTACCGCTGGACCCCGCTGGGCGCGCAATACGACGCCTTTGGCAGCGAGCGCTATGTGCTCAGCTTCGACAATGCCAGCTTCCGCGACATCGCCCAGCATGCGCCCTACGAATTCGTCGAACTGCTGGTCAACAACCAGACCTACGGCGGTGGTGGCATTTACGGCCTGTACGCCACGGCTGCCGCCGGCAGCGAATGGGCCGATTACCTGTTCGTGCACGAGTTCGGCCACCATTTTGCCGCGCTGGCGGACGAGTACTTCACCTCCGATGTCAGCTACGCCAAGGCGGTGGAAAGACGCGAGCCCTGGGAGCCCAACGTCACCGCGCTGCACGATCCAGCCGCGCTAAAATGGGCCAGCCTGGTGAGCCCGGGCACGACGCTGCCGACGCCCTGGCCCAAGGCCGAGTACGAGGCCTATCAGCGCGACAATCAGGCGCGCCGACGGCAGCTGCGCGAGGAACGCCGGCCCGAGTCGGAGATGAATGCACTGTTCCACAGCGAGCAGGAGCATGTGGACGCAATGTTCTCGGCGGTGCCGACGCGCGACCGGATCGGTGCCTTCGAGGGGGCGAACTACGAATCCAGCGGCTACTACCGACCCGCGCTCAACTGCCTGATGTTCACCCGAACCGATCATTTCTGCCGTGTCTGTCAGGGCGCGATCAGCGAGGTCATTGACCTCTATTCCAGCGGAGAGCGCTGATGGAGTTATCCCTGACCACGCCAGCGCTGCTGTTCCCGGCCCTGAGCCTGTTGCTGCTGGCCTACACCAACCGCTTTCTGGCGGTGGCCAGTGTCATCCGCCAGCTGCACGCGCAGATCAAGGGCGGCATGCCGCAATACCACGAGGAGCTGGCCAGCCTGCGTCACCGGGTGCGGCTGATCCAGCAGATGCAGGCCATGGGCGTGCTCAGCCTGTTCTTCTGCGTGCTCTGCATGTTCCTGCTGTTTGCCGGCTGGATCTTTCCCGGCAAGATCGCGTTTGCCATCGCCCTGGTGCTGCTGCTGAGCTCACTGGCCCTGTCGGTGCGCGAAATCCAGCTCTCCAGCGATGCGCTGAACCTGCATCTGTCCGATCTGGAGAAGCAGTAGCTGCGCGAGGGCACGAGGGCACGAGGGCACGAGGGCAAGAGGGCAAGAGGGCAAGAGGGCAAGAGGGCAAGAGGGCACGGTAGCAGCGACACCTGTGGGAGCGGATTCATCCGCGACAGATCCTGGCTGGAATGCAAGTCCAGCTCGCGGGCAGAGCCCGCTCCCACAGCAGAGCGGCTCCACCTGAGCCTCACGCCCCTGTAGTAGTCTGCCTGGCAACCTGATTGTCGAGGACTGCGCCATGCGCTCAGCGTTGCGATGCCCCACTCGGCTGCATGCCGGCCTCTTCGGTATGGCCTTGTTGGCCGCTTCTGCGCTGCTGACATCGGCCTCGGCGCTGTCCGGGCCCGATCCGCGCGCGACGGCCCTGATCCAGGAGCTGGGTCTGAAGCAGGCTGAGGTGGCGGCGCGCGATCTGCCCGGCTGGAGCGTGCCAAAGCGCATCGTGCTCGGCTCGCGCAACCCGCAATTGCTGCAGCGACTGCAGGTGGTGGCGCCTGAGGTCGAGATCGTGGTGGCCGATGCCGATCCGGCCCGGCGCGCCGAACAGCTGGCGGGCGCCCAGGCGGTGTTTGGACTGTGCGATCAGGCCACGCTCGATGCCGCGCCGGAGCTGCACTGGATTCAGACGCTGTGGGTGGGCGTGGAGCGCTGCGTGGTGCTGCCGGGCCTGCTGGAACGCCAGATTCTGCTGACCAATATGCAACGCACCAGCGGCATGCCGATCGCCGATCACGCCATCGCCATGACCACCGCGCTGATGCGCGGTTTGCCGCAATTCGTGCGCCAGCAGCAAGCCGGTCACTGGGCAGATGACGAATCGGAACTGCCGGCCATGCGCGAGATTGCAGGCCAGACGCTGCTGGTGGTGGGCCTGGGTGGCATCGGCACCGAGGTCGCACGCCGCGCCCATGGCCTGGGCATGCGCGTCATCGCCATCCGCAACAGCAGCCGCGAAGGTCCGGATTTCGTCGCCCAGGTGGGCTTGTCCGAGGACCTGCTGGCCTACGCCGCGCAGGCTGATGTGGTGGTGAATTCGCTGCCGCTGACGGCCGAGACCACGGGCATCTTCAATGCCGGATTCTTTGCCGCGATGAAGCCGAAGAGCTATTTCATCAGCGTGGGCCGCGGCCAGAGTACGGTCAGCGACGATCTGGTCGCGGCGCTGCGCAGCGGCCACCTCGCCGGCGCCGGCCTGGATGTCACCGATCCCGAGCCGTTGCCGGCCGAGCATCCGCTGTGGGCTTTCCCCAATGTGATCATCACCCCGCACGTGGCCGCGGCCTCCGAGGTCCAGAATCAGCGCTACCTGATCCTGGCCATGGAGAATCTGCGCCGTTATGTGGCCGGTGAGCCGATGTTGAATGTGGTGGACATCGCGCGGGGGTATTGAGTGTGCCCAGCGAGCCGCAGCCACGCACCAGCTTGCTGTTCGTAGCCCGAAGTGCGCGCAGCGCTCTCCCGGCAGTGACGCGGAAAAGCCCCGCTGAGCCGCTGCGCGGCACAACGGGCTACTCTTCCGGATTGCTTCGTCGCTGGACTCCTCGCAATGAAGCCGGTTCCATGTCTACGCCGTGATGCCAGCTAAGAGTCTTCGAACGATTGACGGAACCTGACCAAGGCCAACATGACCATCGACAACGCTGACAACCGCCCCAGTGTGCTGCAGACGCTGATGAAGGTGCGCCCGGAGGAGCGCCGGGTGCTGGCGCTGTCGGCGCTGTACTTCTTTCTGGTCATGGCCAGCTATTTCATCCTGCGCCCGATCCGCGATCAGATGGGCGTGGCCGGTGGCGTGCGCAATCTGCCCTGGCTGTTCACCGGCACCATGATCGCCATGCTGGTGATCAGCCCGCTGTTTGCCGGACTGGTCTCGCGCTGGCCACGGCGGCGCTTTGTCACCTGGAGTTATCGCGCGCTGATGGTCTGTCTGCTGGCCTTCTACGCAGCGCTGGTGACGTTGCCCGAGGATCAGCTGGTCTGGGTGGGTCGCGCCTTCTTCATCTGGGTCAGCGTCTTCAATCTGTTTGCGGTGTCGGTGTTCTGGGCGGTGATGGCCGATGTCTTCCACAGCGAGTCCTCACGCCGGCTCTATGGTGTGATCGCCGCCGGCGGCAGCCTCGGCGCGCTGATGGGCGGGGTCGTGACCAGCGCCATGGTCGAGGCGATCGGCGCGCCGGCGCTGTTGCTGGTCTCCCTGCTGATGCTGGAGCTCGCACTGTGGTGCATGTACGCGATCACCCGCGACCATTCGGTGGATGCCGCCGGCGTCCGCAGCGATGGCGAGCGCGTCATCGGCGGCAACGCCATCGATGGCTTCAAGCTGGCCGCGCGCTCGCCCTATCTGCTCGGCGTGTGCGGCTACATGTTGCTGTACACCATCGGCTCGACCTTTCTGTATTTCCTGCAGGCGCAGATCGTCGACAACACCATCGATGGTCAGGTCGCGCAGACCGCGTACTTCGCCAATGTCGATATATGGGTCAATGGGCTCACCCTGACGCTGCAGCTGTTCCTGACTGGCAGGCTGATGGCGCGCATCGGTGTGGGCCTGACCCTGGCGCTGCTGCCGGTGATCAGCATCATCGGCTTCCTGGGCCTGGGCCTGGTGCCGGTGCTGGGTGCCGTGGTGGTGTTCACCGTGGCCCGACGAGTCACCAATTTCGCGCTGTCGCGCCCGGCGCGCGAGGCGCTGTTCGTGCCGCTCAGTCGCAGCGAGAAGTACAAGGCCAAGAACCTGATCGACACCGCGGTTTATCGCATCGGCGATCAGGTCGGCGCCTGGGCCAACGGCGCCCTGATCTGGCTGGGATTCGGCATCGCCGGCATCGCCTACACCGCCGTGCCGCTGGCGGCGATCTGGCTGGCGCTGTCGCTGTGGCTGGGACGCCGGTACAGGGCACTGCAGGCGGCAGAGCCGAAGAGTGGGTGAGGGTTGGAGCGGTTGTTGGTTGTTCGCACGGGGCACGGGAAAGGCTGGCAGGTTCCGGGCGCGTGTAGGTCCAGACTTGTCTGGACGCTGTTGGCAAGGTGCTGAAGAAGCGTCCAGACTTGTCTGGACCTACCCTTCCCTCAGGTCTCAGACAAGAACCGTCTGGCCTTTGCCCGAGTCCGCGCCCGTCCTACGCCGCCAGACTGCGATGCCTGAACATCAGCGCTGCGCCCAGCAGCAATACCGCACCGCCCTGATGCAAAGTGCCGAGCCAGACCGGCACATGCAGCACCAGCGTGCTGATGCCCAGACTGACCTGCACCAGCACCATGGCCGCGAGCACATTGAGCGCCAGACGCTGACTCGATTCCAGTTCGGCGCGGCGCAGCCGCCACCACAGGCCCAGGCACAAGGCCAGCGTGGTCAGCGCCAGGCAGCGGTGCACAAACTGCACCATCACCGGATTTTCCAGGAAATTGCGCCACCAGGGATCAAAGGCGAGCACGCCAGGGGCGATCCAGTGTGCGCCCATCATCGGCCAGGTATTGAACATCAGACCGGCGCGCATGCCGGCAACGAAGGCGCCGAAAACGATGGTCAAGGCCAGCAATCCCAGCAGCGCATGCACCGCGCCGGTCAACGGTCGTGCCTTGCGGCTGCGAGGCCACAACAGCTTCAGCGCCAGGGCGAACATCGAGGCAAAGATCAGCAATGCCAGCGACAGATGCGCGGCCAGCCGGAAGTGGCTCACCCGTGGCATGTCCACCAGGCCGCTCTTGACCATGTACCAGCCCATGTAGCCCTGCGCCGCGCCCAGACAGAGGATGCCGATCAGCGGCCAGCGCAGACGCGGACTCACCTGGCCGCGTAGCCAGAACCAGAGCAGCGGCAGCGCGAACACCAGCCCGAGCAAGCGCGCCAGCAAGCGGTGCGCCCATTCGTACCAGAAGATGGTCTTGAAATCGCCGAGGCTCATGCCGCGGTTGACCTTGGTGTACTGGGGGCTGTCCTTGTAGCGCGCGAACTCGGCCTGCCAGGCTGCCTCGTTCAGCGGCGGCAGCACACCCGATACCGGTTTCCAGTCGACGATCGACAGGCCCGATTCGGTCAGGCGGGTGGCCCCGCCCAGCATCACCAGGGCCAGCAGCACGCCACAGCAGAACAGCAGCCAGCGACCGATCGCACGATCGTCGTGGGCGGACCTGAGCCCTTCCGGGGCGATGGAGACAGCGGACATCGAATACCTCTGCGGTGCAACAGGATTGCCGGGTTCAGGCGCACAGGAGCAGCGTGGCAACCTGAACGGGCCAGGATTATGGTCGCGACGCAAGGTCGCTCCTACGATTGGCGAAGCATAGCGAGACGGCTGTCAGCGGGCTGTCGCGAACTTCCGCTTGATCGTGGCCACGGAGCGCATTGGCGCGAAAGTCTATGCTCAGGTGCTTGAACCTGATCTGATGATGACGATGCTCACCGATGCCCGAATCGCGCTGGCCTGTCTGGACCTGACTTCACTCGGCGAGGACGACACGCCAGCCACCGCAGCCGCGCTGGCCAAGCGTGCGCACACGCCCTACGGCACGCCGGCGGCGATCTGTGTGTATCCAGAACTGATCCTGGCCACGCGGATGAGCCTGATGCGCGAGGGGATTCCGCAGGTGCGGGTGGCCACCGTGGTCAATTTTCCGGACGGATCGGTGTACGCCGAGCGCGCCGACAACGAGACGCGGCGGGCGCTGGCTGTGGGCGCCGACGAGATCGATCTGGTGTTCCCGTGGCGCGCCTTTCAGGCCGGTGACCGTGCTGCTGCGGTGGCCCTGGTGAAAGGCGTGAAGGCACGCTGCGCCAAGGTCCAGCTCAAGGTGATTCTGGAAAGCTCCGCCTTCGAGGATCTGGAGCAGCTGCGCGCCGCAGCCGATGCTGCCATCGCCGGGGGCGCCGATTTCCTGAAGACCTCGACCGGCAAGGCCGGTGCCGCCGCCAGTCTGGTGGCCGCCCGTTGTCTGGGCGAAGCCATCCGCGCCGCGTCGCGACCGGTGGGCCTGAAGATCTCCGGCGGCGTGCGCACGCTGGCCGATGCCAGCCGCTATCTGGCTGTTGCTTCCGAAATCTACGGCCGCGAGCGCGTGGTCCCGGCGCGATTCCGCATCGGCGCCAGCGCGCTGCTGGACGAATTGCTGCCGGCGCTGGCGCTGGAGCCGGCGGACGAGGATTGAGGGCGCGAGGGCACGAGGGCACGAGGGCAAGAGGGCACGAGGGCAAGAGGGCACGAGGGCAAGAGGGCAAGAGGGCGCGCAAGATCAAGAGCGGCCGCGCAGGCGCGCGTCCTTCCGCAAGACCGCGCTCGTTCAGCGTAGGCGGCTTGCTGCTTTTCCTCTGGGTTCTCCGCGTCGTGCTTCTGACCGCAATTGGCACCGGTGAGCGGGTTTCGCCATGGAAGGCAAAGGTGCATCAGGCAGCAGGAACGGTGGAATCGCCTGCGGCGGTCCCACCCTACAACAGCCTTTGGGTGATGGCCTTGAGCACCGCATGAGTGCGGTCGCGGCAGTCGAGCTTCACCAGGATGTCGGACATGTAATTCTTGACCGTGCCTTCGGACAGATGCAGCGAACGGCCGATTTCCTTGTTGGAATAGCCGCCGGCCACCAGCCTGAGGATGCTGATTTCGCGTTCGGTCAGATGCAGCCTGGGGCCGATTTGCGCTTCGGGGCGACGCAGCGCCCGCACCGGGCCCAGACTCACGGGTTGCAGCAGGGTGTCACCACCAGCGACCTTGACGATGGCCTCGGCCAGGTCCTCAGGCGAGGCATCCTTGAGCAGAAATCCCTGGGCTCCGGCTTCCACCGCGGCCAGCATCAACTCGCTGTCGTCAAAGGTGGTGAGCAGGATCACTGGCGTGGCATCGCCGGCTTCGCGCAGTCCATGGATCAATTCGATGCCACCGACACCGGGCATGCGGATGTCGCTGACAATCACGTCCACCGGGCGCTGCGGCAGCGCGGCCAGCAACTGGGCGCCGTCGCTGGCCTCGATCGCAATCTCGATGCCGGCCAGGCCGTTGAGCAGCGCCGACAGCCCCTTGAGGACCAGCGCCTGATCGTCCACGAGTGCGATGCGGATATTGCTCGCCGGCGCCGATTCAACCATGGGCCGGCAACTCCGCCTTGAGCAGGGCGCCACCACCGCTGAGCGCGGTCAGTGACAGATCGCCGCCGGCCTCGGCCAGCCGTTCGCGCATGCCGCGCAGCCCATTGCCGAATTGGAATGACTTCAGCGGCGCGCCGTCGTTGCGCACGGCCAGCTCGATGCGCTCACCAACGCGTCCGCAGCGCACCTCGATCTCATGAGCACGCCCGTGCCGTAGGGCATTGGTGATGCCTTCCTGAGCGCAGCGCAGCAGGATTTCGGCGCTGTCGAGATCGGCCACCCGCAGCGCCGGATCAATGTCCAGGTGAAATCGGGTACCGGGAATCTGACGGGTCAGGGTGGTGATCGCGGCGGGCAGATCGATGCCATCGTGCTTGCGTAGCTCGCTGACCACGGCGCGAATATCGGCCAGCAACTCATCCGCCAGGGTGGCGGATACCTTGACCTCCTCGCGATCGGCCAGCGCCGGATCGCGCTGCAGCAGGCGCAGGTTGAGCTTGAGCGCGGTGAGCTTGTGACCGGCCACGTCGTGCAGTTCTCGGGATAGTCGCAGGCGCTCGCCGCTGCGGGCGCTGTCTTCCAGCAAGCGCTGGGTGACCAGTAGCTGGGCATGGGTCTGCGCCAGCTGCTCGCGCGCGGATTCCGCGTTCATGGCGTAGTGCACGGTCAGCGCCGCAAAGGTCTGGAATCCCATCATCGGCACCAACGACAGCAGGGCGCTTGTCCACGAGATGCCCTGCACCCAGATCGCCAGCAGCGCCAGATTGCACAGCAACAGGATCAGGATGGCCTGTGCGCGCGGCCACATCGCTACCACCTGTCCAGCCACGATGATCAACAGGATCGCCGGACCGCCATTGCGCAGATACCAGCTGGCCAGCAGCACCAGAGCCGCCTGCGTCAACACCAGAATGCGCTCGCGGCGCAGCTGGCGGCTCTGGGCCAGCCCGCTGCAGACCAGGTAGACGACCAGAACGCCGGTCAAGGCGCCCAGACCCGCCCATTGGCGCGGATCAGCCTCAACCAGGCGGCTCCAGCGGATGGATTGCAGCATCACCGCCAACCAGGTGATGTAGGCGGCCATGTTCAGCGGCGACAGCCAGGAGCCATGCCAGGGCGAGTCGGGCTGGATTCTGTCTTGGGTGCTCATGGCGCCAGTCTATCCCGGCCCGCCCCGGGGTCGGCGCTTGCTGATGCAAGTGGTGACTTTCATCACCCCTCAGGGGTGACGGCTCGCACCTGCCGGCAACGGTCGTTGAAGCGGATGCTGGGCTCACCACCACCCAATGGGGAATCCACGATGAAATCCAGGCTCACCACTCTCCGTCTCCTGGTCCTGCTCGGCGCTGGCAACGTCGCCGACGCCGCTTCCCTGACCGTGGACATCGGCAATCGTGTCAAACCTGGCGAGATGTTGATGGTCGCCGTCTACGATGACGCCAACCACTGGCTGAAGAAGCCGCTTCGGGCCGTTCGCGAGGCCGCGCCGGCTTCGGTCAGTGCCTCCGGCCGGCACCAGTTGACCTTCGATGGCCTGCCGGCGGGTCGCTACGCGCTGTCGGTTTACGTGGACCGCAATGGCAACGGCAAGCTGGATCGCGGGATGTTCGGGATTCCCAGCGAGCCCTACGGCTTCAGTCAGGGTGGCGGCAGCATGGGCCCTCCGGACTTCGGCGACGCCGCGGTCGAGCTGACGGAAACAGATGTCACCATTCCCATCAAGCTGCGCTGAGCAGGAGCAGACCGCCATGGACATGTACCGTTATCTGGTGATTGCGCATATCGCCGCCGGCAGCGTCGCGCTGCTGACCTTCTGGATTGCCGCGATCGCGCGAAAAGGCAGCCCGCTGCACAAGCGCATCGGCAAGTACTACCTTCTGGCCATGATCGGCATCGTCGGCACGGCACTGCCGATGGCGCTGGTGTTCATGGCCCGCGGCCGTTTGGGTACCGGGGTGTTTCTCGCTTATCTGGTGGTGATCACTGCCTCGGGCATGTGGTTGTCCTGGCGCGCGATCCAGCTCAAGCGCGACCGTGCAGCCTATTTCAATGGCCGATTTCGCCAGGTTGGATGGATGAATCTGATCTCTGGACTGATGGTCTTCGGCGTGGGGGTGCAGCTGGGCAGCGCCTTGCTGATGGGCTTCTGCTGGGTCGGCGTGTTCATCGGTATTGGCATGTTGCGGCGCGCTGGCAATCCCCCGGCCATGCCCAACTGGTGGTTGCGTGAGCACTACGGTTCGATGCTGGGCAACGGCGTGGCCACCCATATTGCCTTCCTGGGTATCGGCCTGAAAGGATTTCTGGCCAGTTTCGGCATTCCTTCGCTGATGCTCGTGCCCTGGTTCGCGCCTCTGCTGGTGGCCGGCGTGGCTGCGGTTTATCTGGATCGGCGCTACGGCGGGAAGCGTGCAGTTCGACGACCGAGCACCCCGCTTCCTGTGGGAGCGGGTTCTGCCCACGAACTTTCACCTTGAGGTCCCGGGCACCGACACACGCCTCGTGGAGGGCGCCGCGCTGCGGCGCCGCCTTGCCCCGATCCGGAGATCAAGAGCGGCCGCGCCGGCGCGCGGCCCTCCTCAGAGCCGCTGCGCTCTCAACACATGTCGCAAGTACTTGATGGGTCATTGCGAGGAGCGCAGCGACGAAGCAATCCAGGGTGTCGCCGCACGCCCCTGGATTGCTTCCACCCGGATCAAGTCCGGGGTCGCAATGACGCCGGGCTCTGGTAGGTCCGGACTGCTCCGGGCGCTTCAAGAGCACCTGAGCAAGCGCGTCGAGACCAGTCGGGACCTACAACAGCGCCGAAGCCCGCAGCCTTCCCGTGCCCCATGCCCCGTTTCCCGTGCCCCTTCCAAGCCCCGTATACTCGCCGACCTCCTATCTCCCGCCGACGCCTGCGCATGTCTGCCCCGACCTTTCAGGACATCATCACCCGACTTAACGCCTACTGGGCCAATCAGGGCTGTGTGCTGATCCAGCCGCTGGACACCGAAGTCGGCGCTGGCACCTTTCATCCGGCGACCTTTCTGCGCAGCCTGGGGCCGGAGCCCTGGAACGCGGCCTATGTGCAGCCTTCACGCCGCCCGACCGACGGTCGCTACGGCGAAAATCCCAATCGCCTGCAGCATTACTACCAGTATCAGGTGATCCTGAAGCCCTCGCCAAAGAACATTCTGGAGCTGTATTTCGGCTCGCTGGTGGCGCTGGGCATCGATCCGCTGGTGCACGATCTGCGTCTGGTCGAGGACAACTGGGAGTCGCCGACGCTCGGCGCCTGGGGTCTGGGGTGGGAAGTCTGGCTCAACGGCATGGAAGTCACCCAGTTCACCTATTTCCAGCAGGCCGGCGGCATCGAGTGCAAGCCGGTGTCGGGTGAGATCACCTACGGGCTGGAACGGCTGGCGATGTACCTGCAGAACGTCGAGAACGTCTACGATCTGGTCTGGACCACAGGCCCCCAGGGCGTGGTCAGCTATGGCGATGTGTTTCTGCAGAACGAGATCGAGCAGAGTGCCTACAACTTCGAAGCGGCGAATGTAGCCGAGCTCTTCCACGCCTTCGATGCGCACGAGGCCGAGGCCAAGGCGCTGGTCGAGCGTGGCCTGCCACTGCCGGCCTACGATCAGGTCTGCAAGGCCAGTCACAGCTTCAATCTGCTCGACGCCCGTCGCGCCATCAGCGTGACCGAGCGCCAGCGCTACATCCTGCGCGTGCGCACCATCGCCAAGGCGGTGGCCGAGGCTTATTACGCCCAGCGCGAGAAGCTGGGTTTTCCAGGTGTGAAGAAGGCGGCCTGAGGTCTTGACGCCACGCTGTTGCGGGTCCGGACCCGTCCCGTCGCCGGCCCAGCCACCGTGAGATCAGCCAGAAGCGTCCGGACCAGTCCGGTCCTGCAGAAGCAACCGCCGGGCTCCGCGCCCGCCCCATCAATCTGAGTAATGCCATGACCACCACCGCCGATCTGCTCGTTGAACTGCTCTGCGAAGAGCTCCCCGCCAAGGCCGTGGCCGACCTGGCCCGCGGTCTCGCCGCTGGTTTGGGCGAGCGCCTGGGCAAGGCCGGCATCGAGCATCCGGCCGATCAGGCGCAGGCGCTGTGGACGCCAAGGCGGATTGCCGTACTGATTCCGGGTGTTGCCCTGGCCCAGCCCGAGCAGACCTCCGAACGTCGCGGGCCGGCGCTGGCGGCTGCCACCGCGCCCGATGGCAGCCCGAGCAAGGCGCTGATCGGCTTTGCCGCCTCCTGTGGTGTTCCGGTTGAGGCGCTGGAGAAGCTGGAAACCGACAAGGGCGCCTGGTTTGTCCATCGCAGCACCAAGCCCGGCGCGCTCACTGCCGATGTGTTGCCGGCCATGGTGACCGAGGCCATCGAGGCCTTGCCCCTAGGCAAGCCGATGCGCTGGGGCAACAACGATTTCGCCTTTCTGCGCCCGGTGCATGGATTGATCGTGCTGCTCGGCGAGATGGTGCTGAACGCGCAGGTCTACGGAGTCGCCAGCGGCCGTCGCACCCGCGGACACCGCTTTCACCATGCCGACGAAGTCTCGATTGCCCGTCCCGCCGATTACTCGGCCACCCTTGCAGCGGCTCATGTGCAGGTGGATCCGCAAGCCCGTCGTGAGCGGGTGCGGGCGCAGGTGAGTGCGGCGGCGCAGTCCCTGGGCGGCACGGCACGACTGCCCGAGGATCTGATCGACGAAGTCAGCAATCTGACCGAATGGCCATGCGCCATTGCCTGCTCGATTCCAGCCGAATACATGCGCCTGCCCGAGGCG
This genomic interval carries:
- a CDS encoding sensor histidine kinase; translation: MSTQDRIQPDSPWHGSWLSPLNMAAYITWLAVMLQSIRWSRLVEADPRQWAGLGALTGVLVVYLVCSGLAQSRQLRRERILVLTQAALVLLASWYLRNGGPAILLIIVAGQVVAMWPRAQAILILLLCNLALLAIWVQGISWTSALLSLVPMMGFQTFAALTVHYAMNAESAREQLAQTHAQLLVTQRLLEDSARSGERLRLSRELHDVAGHKLTALKLNLRLLQRDPALADREEVKVSATLADELLADIRAVVSELRKHDGIDLPAAITTLTRQIPGTRFHLDIDPALRVADLDSAEILLRCAQEGITNALRHGRAHEIEVRCGRVGERIELAVRNDGAPLKSFQFGNGLRGMRERLAEAGGDLSLTALSGGGALLKAELPAHG
- a CDS encoding DUF2141 domain-containing protein; the encoded protein is MKSRLTTLRLLVLLGAGNVADAASLTVDIGNRVKPGEMLMVAVYDDANHWLKKPLRAVREAAPASVSASGRHQLTFDGLPAGRYALSVYVDRNGNGKLDRGMFGIPSEPYGFSQGGGSMGPPDFGDAAVELTETDVTIPIKLR
- the glyQ gene encoding glycine--tRNA ligase subunit alpha translates to MSAPTFQDIITRLNAYWANQGCVLIQPLDTEVGAGTFHPATFLRSLGPEPWNAAYVQPSRRPTDGRYGENPNRLQHYYQYQVILKPSPKNILELYFGSLVALGIDPLVHDLRLVEDNWESPTLGAWGLGWEVWLNGMEVTQFTYFQQAGGIECKPVSGEITYGLERLAMYLQNVENVYDLVWTTGPQGVVSYGDVFLQNEIEQSAYNFEAANVAELFHAFDAHEAEAKALVERGLPLPAYDQVCKASHSFNLLDARRAISVTERQRYILRVRTIAKAVAEAYYAQREKLGFPGVKKAA